In a single window of the Solea senegalensis isolate Sse05_10M linkage group LG1, IFAPA_SoseM_1, whole genome shotgun sequence genome:
- the LOC122769079 gene encoding tripartite motif-containing protein 16-like: protein MAAGTCERMRRFPKKSRGKVRSGRVQETGQRSTTRDRERNSDEALSQRVQLQHENFFCPICLELLKRPVTTPCGHNFCLDCIKTYWDGMTIYSCPQCRKTFMPRPELMKNTMLADLVEELKKTEVHTAPADHCYAGAEDVACDVCTGRKYKALKSCLVCLASYCEEHLQPHHQSPPFKKHKLVEPSKNLQEYICPLHDEVMKMFCRTDQQCICYLCSVEEHKDHDAVSAAAERTLRQRELELSLQQRLQDREEDEKVMHQELVALNISADKAEEDCERIFTEMIQLLQRRSSDVKQNIRSKRETEVSRITELKRGDPKLKQLSLTHNHAHFLLNYRSLSALSPSAHSSTINVQPQRYFDDMIAAVAKGRGQLQDVLTDTWANISWIETRVDDLLPQPEPKTRAEFLRYSQEITLDPNTAHRCLSLSEGNRKVKFMERDHSYPGHADRFTDVRQVMSRESLTGRCYWEMEWDGLIGVNVALTYKNIGRAGRSEQCDFGNNDNSWALVCFHHGCTFIHRCVKMEVSRGWSSRVGVYLDHRAGLLSFYGVCDTMTLLHRIHTTFTQPLHAGVALHLPGDRAHFYDTPSTLPSVLPAYSAFVAGPRWLSSAGRSCDREAAGRLCVASCATPVSRGSSWTALSSSGHPHASAMPSKMSRNASGLSSAVIRCRATGGGPTALGGRALQQLPQESTVILLGRRDVCKDLGLLLLKCGGALLHRSEVLKCQ, encoded by the exons ATGGCTGCGGGAACAT GTGAAAGAATGCGCCGGTTTCCaaagaagagcagaggaaaagTACGTAGCGGTCGAGTCCAGGAGACTGGACAAAGAAGCAcaacaagagacagagagagaaactcaGATGAG GCTCTCTCACAGAGAGTTCAGCTGCAGCACGAGAACTTCTTTTGTCCAATCTGTCTGGAGCTTCTGAAGAGACCAGTGACGACTCCCTGTGGACACAACTTCTGTCTGGACTGTATTAAGACCTACTGGGATGGGATGACGATCTACAGCTGTCCTCAGTGTAGAAAGACCTTCATGCCGAGACCTGAACTAATGAAAAACACCATGTTAGCAGATttagtggaggagctgaagaagactgAAGTTCACACTGCTCCTGCTGATCACTGctatgctggagctgaagatgtggcctgtgatgtctGCACTGGCAGGAAATACAAAGCTCTGAagtcctgtttggtttgtttggcctcttactgtgaggaacatctccagcctcatcATCAGTCACCTCCAtttaagaaacacaagctggtggAGCCCTCCAAGAACCTCCAGGAGTACATCTGCCCTCTTCATGACGaggtgatgaagatgttctGCCGCACTGATCAGCAGTGTATctgttatctctgctctgtggaggAACATAAAGACCACGACGCAGTCTCAGCTGCAGCCGAAAGAACGCTGAGGCAGAGAGAGCTGGAGCTGAGTCTTCAGCAGAGACTCCAGGACCGAGAAGAAGATGAGAAGGTGATGCATCAGGAGTTGGTGGCTCTCAATATCTCTGCTGATAAAGCAGAAGAGGACTGTGAGAGGATCTTCACTGAGATGATCCAACTGCTGCAGAGGAGAAGCTCTGATGTGAAACAGAATATCAGATCCAAGCGAGAAACTGAAGTGAGTCGGATCACTGAGCTGAAGAGAGGAGATCCTAAACTGAAGCAGCTCTCGCTTACACACAATCACGCCCACTTTCTCCTCAACTACCGCTCACTGTCAGCTCTCAGTCCATCTGCACACTCGTCCACCATCAATGTCCAACCTCAGAGATACTTTGACGACATGATCGCCGCTGTGGCAAAGGGCAGAGGTCAACTACAGGACGTCCTGACTGATACGTGGGCAAACATCTCATGGATAGAGACACGAGTGGATGATTTACTGCCACAACCAGAACCAAAGACCAGAGCTGAATTCCTCAGATATTCACAGGAAATCACACTGGATCCAAACACTGCTCACCGATGTCTGTCCTTATctgagggaaacagaaaagtcAAGTTCATGGAGAGAGATCATTCTTATCCTGGTCATGCAGACAGATTCACCGATGTGAGGCAGGTCATGAGCAGAGAAAGTCTGACCGGACGTTGTTACTGGGAGATGGAGTGGGACGGGTTGATCGGAGTGAACGTTGCATTGACGTACAAGAACATTGGCCGAGCAGGGAGATCGGAACAATGTGACTTTGGCAACAACGACAACTCGTGGGCTCTGGTTTGTTTCCACCACGGCTGTACCTTTATTCACCGTTGCGTCAAAATGGAAGTGTCTCGCGGTTGGTCCTCTAGAGTAGGAGTTTACCTGGACCACAGAGCAGGTCTCCTGTCCTTCTATGGAGTCTGTGACACCATGACTCTGCTCCACAGAATCCACACCACGTTCACGCAGCCGCTCCACGCTGGAGTCGCGCTTCATTTACCTGGAGACAGAGCTCACTTCT ATGACACACCAAGTACTCTGCCTTCTGTTCTACCTGCATACTCTGCCTTCGTAGCCGGTCCAAGATGGCTCTCTTCAGCTGGGCGAAGTTGTGACAGAGAAGCTGCTGGCAGGCTGTGCGTGGCCAGCTGCGCCACCCCAGTAAGCAGGGGAAGCAGTTGGACTGCCCTCTCCTCCTCGGGCCACCCACACGCCTCCGCCATGCCCTCGAAGATGTCCAGGAACGCCTCCGGATTATCCTCCGCGGTCATACGTTGTAGGGCGACAGGCGGAGGCCCTACAGCCCTGGGTGGCCGGGCGCTGCAGCAGCTCCCACAGGAGAGCACGGTCATCCTGCTGGGCCGCCGCGATGTCTGCAAGGACctgggactgctgctgctgaagtgtgGTGGTGCTCTCCTGCATCGCAGTGAGGTGCTGAAGTGCCAGTGA